The following are encoded together in the Citrus sinensis cultivar Valencia sweet orange chromosome 1, DVS_A1.0, whole genome shotgun sequence genome:
- the LOC102616387 gene encoding pentatricopeptide repeat-containing protein At3g53700, chloroplastic-like: MALACRVLSVAKSSRYLLMPLRFDRLLCNTNTNSTSVSSSNPLISRLLQVPVSQIKTTLDSVDIFAFNSSQFSWDALITSLQSSSPKKAQLVLEWRLDKMLKGNESCLDEYACLIALSGKVQNVPFAMHVFTSMEAQGIKPDSAVFNSLICACLCSGDVVTALSLFEIMVSSEEYKPNSKTYDAFISGFSSLGNVDAMNKWYAANIAAGFSVNVQTYESLIHGSLKARDFDSVDRLYEEMMSLGIIPSIPILEKVLEGLCARRKLDQVKSFLKFLLGGGWKINENMAQKLVKCYCELGRVDELEEQLETLTKCNQSPEVLLHFFSGIIRLYALSDRLDGVEYSVGRMGKQGLSFKSAEDVEMVICSYFRCEAYDRLDLFLDHIKGSYKLRRATYDFLVAGYRRAGLSEKLDSVINEMKFTEYM, from the exons ATGGCATTAGCATGCCGCGTTTTATCTGTAGCAAAGAGTAGCAGGTATCTGCTGATGCCTCTTAGATTTGATCGTTTGCTCTGTAACACTAACACTAACAGTACCAGTGTATCGTCTTCTAATCCCCTGATTTCGCGGTTACTTCAAGTTCCAGTCtcacaaatcaaaacaacGCTTGATTCAGTGGACATCTTTGCCTTCAATAGTTCCCAATTTTCCTGGGATGCCCTCATCACCAGCCTCCAATCTTCGTCTCCTAAAAAAGCTCAATTG GTTTTAGAATGGAGATTAGATAAAATGCTGAAGGGGAACGAGTCGTGTCTTGATGAATACGCCTGTTTGATAGCTCTCTCTGGGAAGGTTCAGAATGTACCATTTGCTATGCATGTGTTTACTTCGATGGAGGCTCAAGGGATTAAGCCAGATTCTGCTGTTTTCAATTCCCTTATATGTGCTTGCTTGTGCTCAGGTGATGTTGTGACAGCCCTTAGCTTATTTGAGATAATGGTGAGTTCAGAGGAGTATAAACCTAATTCCAAAACTTATGACGCCTTTATATCGGGGTTTTCTAGCTTGGGAAATGTTGATGCTATGAACAAATGGTATGCAGCCAACATTGCTGCTGGGTTTTCTGTGAATGTTCAAACATATGAATCTTTAATTCATGGTTCTCTTAAAGCAAGGGATTTCGACAGTGTTGATAGATTATATGAAGAAATGATGTCATTGGGAATTATTCCCAGTATACCCATATTGGAGAAAGTGCTCGAAGGCCTATGTGCCCGTAGAAAATTAGATCAGGTTAAAagtttcttgaaatttttgcTGGGTGGGGGGTGGAAGATCAATGAAAATATGGCTCAGAAACTTGTAAAATGTTATTGTGAACTTGGGAGAGTGGATGAATTGGAGGAGCAACTTGAAACTTTAACGAAGTGTAATCAATCTCCCGAAGTGCTGCTTCACTTTTTTAGTGGGATTATAAGGTTGTACGCATTGTCGGATAGACTAGATGGCGTGGAATACTCTGTGGGGAGGATGGGGAAACAGGGGTTATCATTCAAATCTGCCGAGGATGTTGAGATGGTAATCTGTTCCTATTTCCGGTGTGAAGCATATGATAGACTGGACTTGTTTTTGGATCATATTAAGGGTTCTTATAAGCTCAGAAGAGCGACTTATGATTTTTTGGTTGCTGGATACAGGAGAGCTGGTTTATCTGAAAAGTTGGATTCCGtgataaatgaaatgaaattcacAGAATATATGTAG
- the LOC107176741 gene encoding uncharacterized protein LOC107176741, whose translation MDGYQYTWERSRGTVDWVEERLDRALASSAWISLFPKARVLSLEAMCSDHLPIFLDPFPQTHYPRLKRFRFEKVWLREQDCVEVVTKSWELTAWLSIQSKLSFCGSELMRWGSHLACDFIKWLAPCKQKMGSLRGCRDQTSLAEFVETRKRYNELLHNHEVFWKQRSKSLWLKEGDMNSRYFHSIAFTRNERI comes from the coding sequence ATGGACGGCTATCAATACACATGGGAGAGGTCTCGGGGCACGGTTGACTGGGTGGAGGAGCGTTTGGACAGAGCTTTGGCTTCCAGCGCTTGGATTTCCCTTTTCCCGAAAGCTAGAGTGTTGAGCTTGGAGGCTATGTGTTCAGATCACCTGCCAATTTTTTTGGACCCATTCCCGCAAACTCATTATCCTAGGCTTAAGCGGTTCAGATTTGAGAAAGTTTGGCTTCGTGAGCAGGATTGTGTGGAGGTTGTTACAAAGAGTTGGGAGTTAACTGCTTGGCtttcaattcaatccaaaCTTTCTTTTTGTGGGTCTGAGCTTATGCGTTGGGGTAGTCATCTTGCTTGTGATTTTATTAAGTGGCTGGCACCTTGTAAGCAAAAAATGGGGTCTCTTCGGGGGTGTCGAGATCAAACGAGTTTGGCTGAATTTGTGGAAACAAGGAAGCGGTACAATGAATTGTTGCACAACCATGAGGTGTTTTGGAAACAAAGGTCAAAGTCACTATGGTTGAAGGAAGGGGACATGAACTCTCGGTATTTTCATTCCATTGCTTTTACGAGGAACGAAAGAATATGA
- the LOC102615800 gene encoding protein sym-1-like, whose protein sequence is MLRLWKWYQNCLAVHPVKTQVVSSGLIWGFGDVAAQSITHLTAQNRLHNQNEKSTEDTGNGNNELKLNWNRVAKTSFFGFAFVGPVGHFWYEGLDRFIRNRFLMQPNSPRFVATKVAIDGGLFGPLDLLVFFSYMGFAAGKSFPQVKEDVKRDFLPALILEGGLWPLLQVANFRFVPVPYQLLYVNIFCLLDSCFLSWIEQQEDAPWKQWIKSFLPSKEKKGHDG, encoded by the exons atgCTGAGGCTGTGGAAATGGTATCAGAATTGTTTGGCCGTACATCCAGTGAAGACACAAGTGGTTAGCTCTGGTTTGATTTGGGGTTTTGGCGATGTAGCTGCTCAGTCAATCACTCACCTTACTGCCCAGAATCGTCTTCACAATCag AATGAAAAATCCACTGAGGATACAGGGAATGGAAACAATGAACTAAAGCTCAACTGGAACCGAGTGGCTAAAACAAGCTTTTTTGGGTTTGCGTTTGTTGGACCTGTTGGGCACTTCTG GTATGAAGGTTTGGACCGATTTATAAGGAATAGATTTCTAATGCAACCAAATTCTCCTCGTTTTGTTGCTACTAAAGTTGCCATTGATGGGGGTCTCTTTGGACCTTTGGATTTGCTAGTCTTTTTCTCTTACATGGGTTTTGCTGCTGGAAAGAGCTTTCCTCAAGTTAAGGAAGATGTGAAAAGGGATTTCTTACCAGCTTTGATACTGGAAGGAGGTCTATGGCCGCTTCTTCAAGTTGCAAATTTTCGGTTTGTGCCAGTGCCATATCAGCTCCTCTATGTTAATATCTTTTGCTTGTTGGACAGTTGTTTTTTGTCATGGATTGAGCAACAAGAGGATGCCCCTTGGAAGCAATGGATTAAATCTTTTCTACCttcaaaggaaaagaaaggCCACGACGGATGA